The Rhodopseudomonas palustris genome window below encodes:
- a CDS encoding TetR/AcrR family transcriptional regulator, producing the protein MTSTADTRSNTKTRASSGPRGLAKQVIVETAVGLMEEVGEAAFSVRKLGDRVGCDPMAILYHFKNKDGMYRAMADALVAKLSPVGNDLPWQDRLRMHARDHRALALRYPNTFPLLQRFLNTGVADFPHIEMVHRALADAGVSDAEAPAVCLAWYAGVIGLCTAEISGLVRPARESEVAEMEELPSAEFPVLRKLARSYLAVETEAVFEIANELFIEGLGSRVGCRSD; encoded by the coding sequence ATGACGTCGACCGCAGACACAAGATCGAACACCAAGACCCGCGCGAGCTCCGGCCCGCGCGGTCTTGCCAAGCAGGTGATCGTCGAGACCGCGGTGGGTCTGATGGAGGAGGTGGGAGAGGCCGCCTTCAGCGTGCGCAAACTCGGCGACAGAGTCGGCTGCGATCCGATGGCGATCCTCTATCACTTCAAGAACAAGGACGGCATGTATCGCGCGATGGCCGACGCGCTGGTGGCGAAGCTGTCGCCAGTCGGCAACGATCTGCCTTGGCAGGATCGGCTCCGGATGCACGCGCGCGATCATCGTGCGCTGGCGCTCCGCTATCCGAACACGTTTCCGCTGCTGCAGAGATTTCTCAACACCGGGGTCGCCGACTTCCCGCATATCGAAATGGTTCATCGCGCGCTGGCCGACGCCGGCGTGTCCGACGCGGAGGCTCCCGCCGTCTGCCTCGCCTGGTACGCAGGCGTGATCGGGTTGTGCACGGCGGAGATCAGCGGGCTGGTCCGGCCGGCTCGCGAGTCCGAAGTCGCCGAAATGGAAGAGCTGCCGTCTGCCGAGTTTCCGGTGCTGAGGAAGCTGGCTCGCTCGTATCTGGCCGTCGAGACGGAAGCCGTCTTCGAAATCGCCAACGAGCTGTTTATCGAAGGACTAGGCAGCCGAGTGGGCTGCAGGTCGGACTGA
- a CDS encoding DsbA family protein, which translates to MLSFRPLATALLALAIVGAPAVASAQKFSDEQRSQIETIIKEYLVSHPEVLEEASEELGKRQAAAQAEKHQQAIKDNADIIYNSPRGVTVGNKNGDVTMVEFFDYNCGYCKRAMTDMMELMKDDPNLKVVLKEFPVLGPPSVEAAQVAIAVRMQDPTGKKYLDFHQKLLGGRGQADKARALAAAKDAGLDPAKIEKDMNSPEVRATIEESFKLAESMGMNGTPSYVIGKQVVVGAVGLDTLRQKINTARCGKDKC; encoded by the coding sequence ATGCTGTCGTTCCGCCCGCTCGCCACAGCCCTGCTCGCGCTCGCCATCGTTGGCGCGCCGGCCGTCGCCTCGGCGCAGAAGTTCTCCGACGAGCAGCGGAGCCAGATCGAAACCATCATCAAGGAATATCTGGTGTCGCATCCCGAGGTGCTCGAAGAAGCCTCGGAAGAGCTCGGCAAGCGCCAGGCGGCGGCTCAGGCTGAAAAGCATCAGCAGGCGATCAAGGACAACGCCGACATCATCTACAATTCGCCGCGCGGCGTGACGGTCGGCAACAAGAACGGCGACGTCACCATGGTCGAGTTCTTCGACTACAATTGCGGTTACTGCAAACGCGCGATGACCGACATGATGGAGCTGATGAAGGACGATCCGAACCTGAAGGTCGTTCTGAAGGAATTCCCGGTGCTCGGCCCGCCCTCGGTCGAAGCCGCTCAGGTCGCGATCGCCGTGCGGATGCAGGACCCGACCGGCAAGAAGTATCTCGACTTCCACCAGAAGCTGCTCGGCGGCCGCGGTCAGGCCGACAAGGCGCGCGCGCTCGCGGCCGCGAAGGACGCCGGTCTCGATCCCGCCAAGATCGAAAAGGACATGAACAGCCCGGAAGTGCGCGCCACCATCGAAGAGAGCTTCAAGCTCGCAGAGTCGATGGGCATGAACGGCACGCCGAGCTACGTGATCGGCAAGCAGGTGGTGGTCGGCGCGGTCGGCCTCGACACGCTGCGCCAGAAGATCAACACCGCGCGCTGCGGCAAGGACAAGTGCTGA
- a CDS encoding peroxiredoxin, which yields MSLHIGDIAPDFTADTTKGKISFHDFIGNSWVFFFSHPADFTPVCTTEMGKTAKLAQPFASRNVKPIGLSTDTVDEHLKWIADVNDTQQTDLQFPIIADPELKVAKLYDMIHPNQSDTAAVRSVFIIDPNKKIRLTMTYPMNVGRNFDEILRVIDALQFADKHTVAAPADWRPGDKVIIPLSVKGEAATKAFPQGWEEPRPYLRLTTVK from the coding sequence ATGTCCCTTCATATCGGCGACATTGCCCCCGACTTCACCGCCGACACCACCAAGGGCAAGATTTCGTTCCACGACTTCATCGGCAACTCCTGGGTCTTCTTTTTCAGCCACCCCGCCGACTTCACCCCGGTCTGCACCACCGAGATGGGCAAGACCGCCAAGCTGGCGCAGCCGTTCGCGTCGCGGAACGTCAAGCCGATCGGCCTGTCGACGGACACCGTGGACGAGCACCTGAAGTGGATCGCGGACGTCAACGACACCCAGCAGACCGACCTGCAATTCCCGATCATCGCCGATCCGGAGCTGAAGGTCGCCAAGCTCTACGACATGATCCATCCGAACCAGAGCGATACCGCTGCGGTGCGTTCGGTGTTCATCATCGATCCGAACAAGAAGATCCGCCTCACCATGACCTACCCGATGAACGTCGGGCGGAACTTCGACGAGATCCTGCGCGTGATCGACGCGCTGCAGTTCGCCGACAAGCACACCGTCGCGGCCCCGGCCGACTGGCGCCCGGGCGACAAGGTCATCATCCCGCTGTCGGTCAAGGGCGAAGCCGCCACCAAGGCGTTCCCGCAGGGCTGGGAAGAACCCCGCCCCTATCTGCGCCTGACCACCGTCAAGTAA
- a CDS encoding BA14K family protein, with product MTNSTRPAGNKPRKFITRALASVALLTMYGLGMIATTGATMTLASTPAHAQRGWGRGRGRGWGRGRGRGWGGPGAAVGIGIGAAIVGGAIAASQAEAARQQDYCARRFRSYNPATGTYIAKGGREMPCP from the coding sequence ATGACCAACTCGACACGACCCGCGGGCAACAAGCCCCGAAAGTTCATCACGCGTGCGCTGGCGAGCGTTGCGCTGCTGACGATGTACGGTTTGGGGATGATCGCCACCACCGGCGCGACCATGACGCTGGCCTCGACGCCGGCGCATGCTCAGCGCGGCTGGGGCCGTGGGCGCGGACGTGGATGGGGTCGCGGCCGTGGGCGCGGCTGGGGTGGCCCGGGCGCCGCAGTCGGCATCGGCATCGGCGCAGCGATCGTCGGCGGCGCGATTGCAGCCAGCCAGGCCGAAGCGGCACGGCAGCAGGACTACTGCGCACGGCGCTTCCGATCGTACAATCCGGCGACCGGCACCTACATCGCCAAGGGCGGCCGCGAGATGCCCTGCCCGTAG
- a CDS encoding DUF1236 domain-containing protein has product MNHRLLLSVAAAALIAGGAANAQSSSSGSSSGSGGAATSAPSVGQSAPAPSGAGASQMQRSDSDRSGTSREAPAMDRSANDATKGVSDHDRDRSKMKAEDRNERSGNRNADNDRDHDSKMQRGADNDRDHDRSKQRGADNDRDRSSTTTGQAGARAQLSTEQRTKITTVIKNQHIEPQTNVNFSISVGTRVPREVHFHPLPTEIVTVYPDWRGYEFFMVRDEIVVVNPRTLEIVAVLDI; this is encoded by the coding sequence ATGAACCATCGCTTGTTGCTGTCAGTCGCCGCCGCCGCACTGATCGCTGGCGGAGCCGCCAACGCGCAGTCGTCATCCTCTGGTAGTTCCAGCGGCAGTGGCGGCGCCGCCACCTCCGCGCCATCGGTCGGACAATCCGCGCCCGCGCCAAGCGGTGCCGGCGCTTCTCAGATGCAGCGCTCCGACTCCGACCGCTCAGGCACTTCGCGCGAAGCCCCAGCGATGGATCGCAGCGCCAACGATGCCACCAAGGGTGTCAGCGATCATGATCGCGACCGCTCCAAGATGAAGGCCGAAGATCGCAACGAGCGAAGCGGCAACCGCAATGCCGACAATGACCGCGATCACGACAGTAAAATGCAGCGAGGTGCCGACAACGACCGCGACCATGACCGCAGCAAGCAACGCGGCGCGGATAACGATCGCGACCGGTCGTCGACCACCACCGGCCAAGCCGGCGCCCGGGCGCAACTCTCGACCGAGCAGCGCACCAAGATCACCACGGTGATCAAGAACCAGCACATCGAGCCGCAGACCAACGTCAACTTCTCGATCTCGGTCGGCACGCGCGTGCCCCGCGAGGTCCACTTCCATCCGCTGCCAACCGAGATCGTGACGGTCTATCCGGATTGGCGCGGCTACGAGTTCTTCATGGTGCGCGACGAGATCGTGGTGGTGAATCCGCGCACGCTGGAAATCGTCGCTGTCCTCGACATCTGA
- a CDS encoding biotin transporter BioY, with the protein MWPRRTDGFSAWLRIAVLIAFGSVLLALSAKVNLPLPLVPMTLQTLVVVLIGAAYGARLGAATVLAYLAEGAAGLPVFAGPVGGLAPLLGPTAGYLAGFVVAAVLVGWCAERGFDRSVAKLFAAMLAGHLTILTLGFAWLAFGLDLGLTKAWWVGVVPFLAGSLVKSALGAALLPAVRRIVDRQR; encoded by the coding sequence TTGTGGCCGCGGCGCACGGACGGATTCTCCGCCTGGTTGCGGATCGCGGTTTTGATCGCGTTCGGCTCGGTGTTGCTGGCGCTGTCCGCCAAGGTCAACCTGCCGCTGCCGCTGGTTCCGATGACGCTGCAGACGCTGGTTGTGGTGCTGATCGGCGCCGCCTACGGCGCGCGGCTCGGCGCCGCGACCGTGCTCGCCTATCTGGCGGAAGGCGCCGCCGGCCTGCCGGTGTTCGCCGGGCCGGTGGGCGGGCTGGCGCCGCTGCTCGGCCCGACCGCCGGTTATCTGGCCGGCTTCGTGGTCGCCGCCGTCCTGGTCGGCTGGTGCGCCGAACGCGGCTTCGACCGCTCGGTGGCCAAGCTGTTCGCCGCAATGCTCGCCGGCCACCTCACCATTCTGACGCTCGGCTTCGCCTGGCTCGCCTTCGGGCTCGATCTCGGCCTCACCAAGGCGTGGTGGGTCGGGGTGGTTCCGTTCCTCGCCGGCTCGCTGGTCAAGTCCGCGCTCGGCGCGGCCTTGCTGCCCGCGGTGCGCCGCATCGTCGACCGCCAACGCTGA
- the accB gene encoding acetyl-CoA carboxylase biotin carboxyl carrier protein — protein MARQPAEKTAAEPTTAPATDDSSLIRELAVLLDETNLTEIEIERAGLRVRVARNVSIAAAVPAAYAPAPAAGGAAAAKDTSSVDLAKHPGVVTSPMVGTVYWAPEPGAKPFIDVGSRVSVGETLFIVEAMKTMNQIPSPKAGIVTQILVEDGQPVEFGEPLVVIE, from the coding sequence ATGGCCCGCCAGCCTGCAGAGAAAACCGCCGCCGAGCCGACCACCGCCCCGGCGACCGACGACAGCAGCCTGATCCGCGAACTCGCGGTGCTGCTGGATGAGACCAACCTGACCGAGATCGAGATCGAACGGGCCGGTCTGCGCGTGCGCGTCGCCCGCAACGTCAGCATCGCCGCAGCGGTACCGGCTGCCTACGCGCCGGCACCCGCCGCCGGTGGCGCGGCAGCCGCGAAAGACACCTCGTCGGTCGATCTCGCCAAGCATCCGGGCGTCGTCACCTCGCCGATGGTCGGCACCGTGTACTGGGCACCGGAGCCGGGCGCCAAGCCGTTCATCGATGTCGGCAGCCGGGTCTCGGTCGGCGAGACGCTGTTCATCGTCGAGGCGATGAAGACCATGAACCAGATTCCTTCGCCGAAGGCCGGCATCGTCACCCAGATCCTGGTCGAAGACGGCCAGCCGGTCGAGTTCGGCGAGCCGCTGGTCGTGATCGAGTAA
- a CDS encoding cation diffusion facilitator family transporter: MSGLLSFFDLSDERGVLRTSIAVTFVISFLGIGFGLFSGSFSIVFDGVYSLIDAGMSLLSLIVVNLITSYAVADHLSRKLRERFSFGLWHLEPMVLGLNATLLISAALYALVTAIGSLLSGGRDLEFGSALIYAAVTVIACAGIAAVEWRANRKIGSEFVRLDVRGWIMSAGISAALLIAFMIGLAVQGTSWQWISPYIDPAVLAAVCVLIIPLPVSTVRQALADIFLVTPVDLKKHLDTVAAAFVAKHGFVSYRAYVARVGRSKEIELYFIVPADAPARTIGEWDVLRDEIGDLVGDDGPNRWLTVVFTGDPEWAE, encoded by the coding sequence ATGAGCGGACTGCTCTCATTTTTTGATCTGTCAGACGAACGCGGCGTGTTGAGAACCTCGATCGCCGTGACATTCGTGATCTCTTTTCTCGGCATCGGCTTTGGCCTGTTCTCCGGATCGTTCTCGATCGTGTTCGATGGGGTGTATTCCCTGATCGATGCGGGGATGAGCCTGCTGTCGCTGATCGTGGTCAACCTGATCACGTCCTACGCGGTGGCGGATCATCTGTCGCGCAAGCTCAGAGAACGCTTTTCGTTCGGTCTTTGGCACCTCGAGCCGATGGTGCTCGGGCTGAACGCCACCTTGCTGATCAGTGCGGCGCTCTACGCCCTGGTCACGGCGATCGGCAGCCTGCTGAGCGGCGGGCGTGATCTGGAGTTCGGCTCGGCGCTGATCTACGCGGCCGTGACGGTGATCGCCTGCGCGGGCATCGCCGCCGTGGAATGGCGCGCCAATCGCAAGATCGGATCGGAATTCGTTCGCCTCGACGTGCGGGGCTGGATCATGTCGGCCGGCATCAGCGCCGCGCTGCTGATCGCCTTCATGATCGGTCTGGCGGTGCAGGGGACATCATGGCAGTGGATTTCGCCCTACATCGATCCGGCGGTTCTGGCTGCTGTGTGCGTGCTCATCATTCCGCTGCCGGTCTCGACGGTGCGGCAGGCGCTGGCCGACATCTTCCTGGTGACGCCGGTCGATTTGAAGAAGCATCTGGACACGGTGGCGGCGGCGTTCGTCGCCAAGCACGGCTTCGTCTCCTACCGCGCCTACGTGGCGCGGGTCGGACGATCGAAGGAGATCGAATTGTACTTCATCGTTCCTGCCGATGCGCCGGCGCGCACGATCGGCGAATGGGACGTGTTGCGGGACGAGATCGGAGATCTGGTTGGCGACGACGGACCGAACCGTTGGCTGACCGTTGTGTTCACGGGTGATCCTGAATGGGCCGAATGA
- the aroQ gene encoding type II 3-dehydroquinate dehydratase, whose product MAQTIYVLNGPNLNLLGTREPEIYGRATLADVEKLCAETAAGFGLVAVCRQSNHEGQLIDWIHQARSEKVAGIVINAGGYTHTSIALHDALVGVQIPTVEVHVSNVFAREDFRHHSFIAKAAFASLCGFGIDGYRLAITGLAARLGARTTA is encoded by the coding sequence ATGGCTCAGACGATTTACGTGCTGAACGGCCCGAACTTGAATCTGCTCGGGACCCGTGAGCCGGAAATCTACGGTCGCGCCACCTTGGCCGATGTCGAGAAGCTGTGCGCCGAGACCGCCGCCGGTTTCGGTCTGGTCGCCGTCTGCCGTCAGTCCAACCACGAAGGCCAGCTGATCGACTGGATTCACCAGGCGCGCAGCGAAAAGGTCGCTGGCATCGTGATCAATGCCGGTGGATACACCCACACCTCGATCGCTCTGCATGACGCCCTGGTCGGCGTGCAGATCCCGACGGTGGAAGTCCATGTTTCCAACGTATTTGCGCGTGAGGACTTCCGTCACCACTCCTTCATCGCGAAGGCCGCCTTCGCCAGCCTGTGCGGCTTCGGCATCGACGGCTATCGCCTGGCCATCACCGGCCTCGCCGCCAGACTCGGCGCCCGCACCACGGCCTGA
- a CDS encoding dicarboxylate/amino acid:cation symporter, which translates to MSATTHIDAPALPQRGKSKPFYKVLYVQVLFAIVVGVLVGWLSPHLATNEWIKALGDGFVKLIKMVIAPIIFCTVVSGIAHIQDARKVGRVGVKALLYFEVVSSFALLLGLIVGNIFQVGHGLAAKPDAGAVAKYVDQASHLKAVDFVLHIIPDSVVGAFAQGDILQVLLFAVLFGFSLMALGERGHRLRDVIDDAAHAVFGVIAIVMKAAPIGAFGAMAFTIGKYGPAALSNLLGLVLLFYATAALFVVLVLGLIARFVGFNIFKFIAYIKDELLIVLGTSSSESALPQLMEKLERLGCSKSVVGLVVPTGYSFNLDGTNIYMTLATLFIAQALGIELTFSHQVAILLVAMLTSKGASGVTGAGFVTLAGTLAAVNPALLPGMAIVFSIDKFMSEVRALTNITGNGVAAVFVSWWEGELDHDRLHANLNRTIDPSDVETAVTTG; encoded by the coding sequence ATGTCGGCAACGACCCATATCGATGCACCAGCACTGCCGCAACGCGGCAAGTCGAAGCCCTTCTACAAGGTGCTTTACGTCCAGGTGCTGTTCGCGATCGTGGTCGGCGTGCTGGTCGGCTGGCTGTCGCCGCACCTCGCCACCAACGAATGGATCAAGGCGCTCGGCGACGGCTTCGTCAAGCTGATCAAGATGGTGATCGCGCCGATCATCTTCTGCACCGTGGTGTCGGGCATCGCCCATATTCAGGACGCCCGCAAGGTCGGCCGCGTCGGCGTCAAGGCGCTTTTGTATTTCGAAGTGGTGTCGTCCTTCGCGCTGCTGCTCGGCCTGATCGTCGGCAACATCTTCCAGGTCGGCCACGGTCTCGCCGCCAAACCGGACGCCGGTGCGGTGGCGAAATACGTCGATCAGGCCAGCCATCTGAAGGCGGTCGACTTCGTGCTGCACATCATCCCGGATAGCGTGGTCGGCGCTTTTGCGCAGGGCGACATCCTGCAGGTGCTGCTGTTTGCGGTGCTGTTCGGCTTCTCGCTGATGGCGCTGGGCGAGCGCGGCCATCGGCTGCGCGACGTGATCGACGATGCCGCGCACGCGGTGTTCGGCGTCATCGCCATCGTGATGAAGGCGGCGCCGATCGGTGCGTTCGGCGCGATGGCCTTCACCATCGGCAAATACGGCCCGGCCGCGCTCAGCAACCTGCTCGGGCTGGTGCTGTTGTTCTATGCCACTGCCGCGCTGTTCGTGGTGCTGGTGCTCGGGTTGATTGCGCGGTTCGTCGGCTTCAACATCTTCAAGTTCATCGCCTACATCAAGGACGAGCTCTTGATCGTGCTCGGCACCTCGTCGTCGGAAAGCGCGCTGCCGCAGCTGATGGAAAAGCTGGAGCGGCTCGGCTGTTCGAAGTCGGTGGTCGGCCTCGTGGTTCCGACCGGCTACTCGTTCAACCTCGACGGCACCAATATCTACATGACGCTGGCGACGCTGTTCATCGCCCAGGCGCTCGGCATCGAACTGACCTTCAGCCACCAGGTCGCAATCCTGTTGGTGGCGATGCTGACTTCGAAGGGCGCCAGCGGCGTCACCGGCGCCGGCTTCGTGACGCTCGCGGGCACGCTCGCCGCGGTCAATCCGGCGCTGCTGCCGGGGATGGCGATCGTGTTCTCGATCGACAAGTTCATGAGCGAAGTCCGCGCGCTGACCAACATCACCGGCAACGGTGTTGCTGCGGTGTTCGTGTCGTGGTGGGAAGGCGAACTCGACCACGACCGCCTGCACGCCAATCTCAACCGCACCATCGATCCGTCCGACGTCGAGACGGCCGTCACCACCGGCTGA
- a CDS encoding M48 family metalloprotease codes for MLKDIAVFAGRLCPSARKQASRLVAGLTALALAITPVPALAQAPTQKGPPLLRDTETEQLLRDYTRPILRVAGLEKQNIQVAIINDPTFNAFVADGHRIFVNYGALLQSETPNQLIGVLAHETGHLAGGHLSKLRTQLAQAQTQMIVAMLLGVGAMVAGASAGPNSGAANIGAAAITAPQEVIRRNLLSYQRQQEENADRAAVKFLNATQQSAKGMYETFQRFTNESLFAARGADPYAQSHPMPAERVSALAELARTSAYWDKKDDPALQMRHDMMRAKVSGFMERADTVYRRYPASNTSLPARYARAIASYLHGDPRSALAQIDGLIQAQPNNPYFYELRGQALLEGGKPAEAIAPLRKAVAMTNGAPLIQILLGQALVASNNKAYTDEAIQILRGALGREGEVPLGYSHLAMAYGQKGNYAEADLASAQAAYLRGDAKTARELAARAKTRFPVGSPGWVKADDIVAAKMPGQK; via the coding sequence ATGCTGAAGGACATTGCAGTTTTCGCCGGACGGCTATGCCCGTCCGCACGCAAGCAGGCGTCGCGGCTGGTCGCGGGGCTCACCGCGCTCGCGCTGGCGATCACGCCGGTTCCCGCGCTGGCGCAGGCCCCGACGCAGAAGGGACCGCCGCTGCTGCGCGACACCGAGACCGAGCAGTTGCTGCGCGACTACACCCGGCCGATCCTGCGCGTCGCCGGGCTGGAGAAACAGAACATCCAGGTCGCGATCATCAACGATCCGACCTTTAATGCCTTCGTGGCCGACGGCCACCGCATCTTCGTCAACTACGGCGCGCTGCTGCAGTCGGAAACGCCGAATCAACTGATCGGCGTGCTGGCGCATGAAACCGGCCACCTTGCCGGCGGCCATCTCTCCAAGCTGCGCACCCAGCTCGCGCAGGCGCAGACGCAGATGATCGTCGCGATGCTGCTCGGCGTCGGCGCGATGGTGGCGGGCGCCAGCGCCGGCCCGAACAGCGGCGCCGCCAATATCGGCGCGGCGGCGATCACCGCGCCGCAGGAAGTGATCCGGCGCAATCTGCTGTCGTATCAGCGCCAGCAGGAAGAGAACGCCGACCGCGCCGCGGTGAAGTTTCTCAACGCCACGCAGCAATCTGCGAAGGGCATGTACGAGACCTTCCAGCGCTTCACGAACGAGAGCCTGTTCGCGGCGCGCGGTGCCGATCCCTATGCGCAATCGCACCCGATGCCGGCCGAGCGCGTCTCCGCGCTCGCCGAACTGGCGCGGACCAGCGCGTATTGGGACAAGAAGGACGATCCGGCGCTGCAGATGCGCCACGACATGATGCGCGCCAAGGTGTCGGGCTTCATGGAACGGGCAGATACGGTGTACCGGCGCTATCCGGCGTCGAACACCAGCCTTCCGGCGCGCTACGCACGCGCGATCGCCAGCTATCTGCACGGTGACCCGCGCTCGGCGCTCGCACAGATCGACGGCCTGATCCAGGCTCAGCCCAACAATCCCTATTTCTACGAGCTACGCGGTCAGGCGCTGCTCGAAGGCGGCAAGCCGGCCGAGGCGATCGCACCGCTGCGCAAGGCGGTGGCGATGACCAATGGCGCGCCGCTGATCCAGATCCTGCTCGGCCAGGCGCTGGTCGCCAGCAACAACAAGGCCTACACCGACGAAGCCATCCAGATCCTGCGCGGCGCGCTCGGCCGCGAGGGCGAAGTGCCGCTCGGCTACAGCCATCTGGCCATGGCCTACGGCCAGAAGGGCAACTACGCCGAGGCCGATCTCGCCTCGGCGCAGGCGGCTTACTTGCGAGGCGATGCCAAGACCGCGCGCGAGCTAGCGGCCCGCGCCAAGACCCGCTTCCCGGTCGGCTCGCCGGGCTGGGTCAAGGCCGACGACATCGTCGCGGCGAAGATGCCGGGCCAGAAATAG
- a CDS encoding pyridoxal phosphate-dependent aminotransferase — protein sequence MLDATKTQRARGLLTASARSDVPPFMVMDVMAAADRIEAAGGHVIHMEVGQPWAPAPRAALAAARAALDSSRIDYTSALGIPSLRARIANHYRETYRCDVDPDRIVVTTGSSGAFILSFLALFEPGDRVAVTVPGYPPYRHILNALGCVPVPIETHSETRHALTGEALLAAHRKAPLKGVLVGSPANPTGTMMTREALTELIAVAESEGIRFISDEIYHGLDYAFPAVTAAELSPNAVVINSFSKYFCMTGWRVGWMVLPENLVRPVERLQQNLAISVPTLSQIAAEAAFDGRDEMEAVKRGYEENRAILIEGLPKAGLTEFLPADGAFYLYADVSAFTADSYDFTKRMLEEARVAATPGIDFDPVRGKSFVRFSYARSADDMREAVRRITDWLAR from the coding sequence ATGCTCGATGCGACCAAGACACAACGTGCGCGCGGATTGTTGACCGCGTCTGCCCGCAGCGACGTACCGCCGTTCATGGTGATGGACGTGATGGCGGCGGCCGACCGGATCGAAGCGGCCGGCGGTCACGTCATTCATATGGAAGTCGGGCAGCCGTGGGCGCCGGCGCCGCGGGCCGCGCTTGCCGCTGCACGTGCGGCGCTCGACAGCAGCCGGATCGACTACACCTCCGCGCTCGGGATTCCGTCGCTGCGCGCACGGATCGCGAACCATTATCGCGAAACCTATCGCTGCGATGTCGATCCGGACCGCATCGTGGTCACCACTGGATCGTCGGGCGCGTTCATCCTGTCGTTCCTGGCGCTGTTCGAGCCGGGCGATCGTGTTGCGGTCACTGTGCCGGGCTATCCGCCGTATCGCCACATTCTGAATGCGCTCGGCTGCGTGCCGGTGCCGATCGAGACGCACAGCGAGACGCGTCATGCGCTGACCGGCGAAGCACTGCTCGCCGCGCACCGCAAGGCGCCGCTGAAGGGCGTGCTGGTCGGCAGCCCCGCCAATCCGACCGGCACGATGATGACGCGCGAGGCGCTGACCGAACTGATCGCGGTCGCCGAGAGCGAAGGCATCCGCTTCATCTCCGACGAGATCTATCACGGTCTCGACTACGCGTTCCCCGCGGTCACCGCTGCGGAGCTGTCGCCGAATGCAGTGGTGATCAACTCGTTCTCGAAGTACTTCTGCATGACCGGCTGGCGTGTCGGCTGGATGGTGCTGCCGGAAAATCTGGTGCGGCCGGTCGAGCGTCTGCAGCAGAATCTGGCGATCTCGGTGCCGACGCTGTCGCAGATCGCCGCCGAGGCGGCGTTCGACGGCCGCGACGAGATGGAAGCGGTCAAGCGCGGCTATGAAGAGAACCGCGCGATTCTGATCGAGGGCCTGCCGAAGGCGGGCCTCACCGAGTTCCTGCCGGCCGACGGCGCGTTCTATCTGTACGCCGACGTCTCGGCCTTCACCGCCGACAGCTACGACTTCACCAAGCGGATGCTGGAAGAGGCGAGGGTGGCGGCGACCCCGGGCATCGACTTCGATCCGGTGCGCGGCAAGAGTTTCGTGCGGTTTTCCTACGCCCGTTCGGCCGACGACATGCGCGAGGCGGTGCGCCGGATCACGGACTGGCTTGCACGATAA